Sequence from the Metopolophium dirhodum isolate CAU chromosome 2, ASM1992520v1, whole genome shotgun sequence genome:
TCACGGGCAAAAGTCGAAATTGGGCAAACCTCAGAAATGCTCGGGCATAACGCGATAAAATTCAGTTTACGGTTTTGCCCAAATGAGGTTGGTCATAACTAGGTTTGACCGATCAAAAGCCGAAATATAAACATTTCGCGTTTTTTCCGGGCATTTCTGAGGTTTGCCCGATTTTGACTTTTTCCCGTAACAGTTATACCACTTGGGTGTGTTATCAAATCTctctctttaatattttatattaaagctagctaaattacccacctacttattagtactgagttacatttttattattttcctatttaacacaaattcttgaagttttcaaaatccagacttttttcatttcaattatcatacttacttaattaaaaatcaagaaagtaatatgatataattaaataaacataacatgATAAAAGAAactttagaaacaaaaattaacatcagcattacatattataggtaggtacatattagtataatatacgatattatgtttAGACATATTgagtttttatgattttaatgattttattgataCACACATTATCATCAAgatcactaattattttatttattgccttttttatttgattttattaattatattaattatatcattggcaagcccggattaaggatcaattgggccccgagacaccatacacttagtaggccccctttcaactttaacttcaaaataattgtatcattacatattaacgactttatattattgtataattttttactatacaaaaaatatacagtgtacgcgggttttttttaacaattatggatcgatgatatagggttttgttaaaataaaaaaagacgtgtgtttctttatttttaacaagcaatttttttataacatttttaaaatttttaaacacgcagttgtaccaataataaaatcgactttattttttgaaatggtaactactatattttttatggatTCCGGTAAAGcttcttttttgaacattttgacagtcaaatgatcaattttggtttattgggttattaactatggtcctctaaagtttagtataatatgcattaatacttttaactgaaatacttacctaatttacaagagctaaataatttttttttttttgaaaacttttggacgcgttaaaaaatatattttggggataaagaTGGTCCCCGGGACCGTGCATCCTTTAATCCGGGCTTGATCATTGGTATTATTGGATTGACtttcacatacattttttattagactcTTTACTTCGTTATTTAAGTTGTTGAAAATAGTTTTCCTCGTGTAATTAGGAGAATTTCTAGAACTagttaataaagtatattattatatatttaaaataacaataataatattaagagttTCAATAATGCAATGccttatttgtatgtataataatgaactttaatttatattttatattattaaaccgtAGTAggtatgtcataatatattgataaaatcaattagtgtctattattatattatgttctgtgATATTCTcgagatatttataaattaagtagcTCTTATATActtgtaagtaataagtattaagtacttttattaaataagcaattttaaatatttagtagaaaatgtatgttaaataaattaaatttaactaaatttattcagtaaattaaataatattttaacttataaaaagtaattaattaaatgatgtatagacaattattttatttatcagttattaatgacctaatagaataattattgcTTATGTATAcctgtattatttttaacttgtattttaaaaatgttaagcaaACATCACAGACttaatatatagacattttttattattattttattcaaaaacattatattttcaacagtTATGAATCTTAAGAGTGGATAGAACAATAATTTTGGTTCTTGGTActatgcattttttaattttatggaaTTCAATTGAAGAAgataaatacttcaaaatataaaccttaataaaaataatttattccatATGATGTTTAAGTTTTAAACGCCAGGTGGCATCTTATGAAAATCATGTCTAcctatatacaactataatactatataatctAAGAACGTGTCTGCATGGACACCAAAACCGATTTCACCGGCTTTTTCTGACGAGGAATTTTGAAATACTACGAGGGGCTTAAAGTAATTCAtgcgaacaataatatattctagaATCCGTATTAGGAATCTAAAACCAGTATTGTTGTGACCACGTGTTATGAgccttatttaattttaaacctactaattttttacaatttttttagaatattacaaTGTGGATATGATTGAATTTCAATAAACgtacttatatagtttataatttatattatggttattatagtaatggttatattatatacctaaataaccgaaacaaaaaaatgtatttaaataatcaattaatattaactattatcaaTCATCATctatcatatataaattatcatacaaaattaaaatctataatttattgtaaattattaatttaaagaatgacatcaatattatagtctatcaatacaatatattaaccTAGCCTAAATTAagaaattttatattagtaaaataattaatttagtatataggtatatatgtatattaatattatgattgtatacataatgtaatatggacaaaaaataaataaaatgtgaaacgtataataactattaaagtaaagtaaaataattgtatttattatatttgtattaggaCTTACccaagataaaaatattgtgatggATAGAAAATTGGACGCAGTAAATATAAGTTTACGTCCGTTAGGCGTCTCACGCATTTTCTGTAGAGTGGGAAACAGGAACACTGAACGTTTAACAGATAATCTCTGGGCCATTGCACTGTCCTTTAGCAATTCTGATATAATTTTCGACCCGACTGAATGACCCACAAAATATAGATCGCAATTATCTGGTACGTACTTCTCGATAAACCTTAATTTATGTTCTATTTGTCCTTTTACCGTGTAAAGATCGGGATACTTTTTAGGGTCAGGGACTGTAAGTCCCAAATTCGACGGTGGAACTTCAtgacctaaaattaaaaatacaaatttatatttaaaagaccacttaaataaaaaatattaattttcataattttcaaaattttgtcaCTATCCCAGGTGACCCTGTGGGCGTAGAAGATGCAATTGGTATCacgacttattagttattatagttgaAAAACATCCCACTACACATCAACGAATGGTTTTTTCAACAAGTCACCTGCAATCTTGTCTCCCTATTGCCCTTCAATTACACTTATTTTAACGTAATACAGATTACAgattatgtaatgtaataataaataaaataaatattaatattattattaaaaaaaaatatataaccgttttatagaaattattatatcaatagaaATATTTGGATAATAAAGGAATATAGGATAACGGGAAAGCATTACAGACCATcatgtattttataaacaataatgtaatataattaactcTGCGAGGTGTTTTACTGCAGAATACAAAaacgaataaattataattataacaactatAAGACTACCAATTCTCTTAAGTATATGTAAATTGCGAACTAAtatatcattcaaattttaagaaaacctattataatagttgagttaataaatcaattaacaaATTTATGTGAGTATTTGGACAAATTATCACGTGATAACTTCATTATGGAACAGGTTTACTGAGGAAAACAAAGTTCcttggtatacattttataactgcaACATGCAGAACaggaaatttattataatttgttcgcATTAAACATTACACTTTGAtgagtttttttaaaactcaataaataataatttataatttttaatagttagttttagtatattttaatagtttgtttaaaaatcaaaaattatataacatcattattttactactttcttataatatattgaaaattttataaaaatagccaCTATGCAcatatataatactttttaaaagcaTATAATACGAATGCGCTCAATGACAATATAGTAATAGATGTTATCTTTATAACACATTAACTATattgtacctaaattataatagtaaaatatgttgatataatCTAATTAGGAAacaatcttataaaatatgtaataatacttTATCAAGTTAATTCATTACACtgcaatttatatacatataactgtataggtacaagtaaataataattaaaataattattattacttattagtatagtatagtaggtAGTTACAAATCATTacagtatatactatttaaacttatgtaaaaaaaatgttgaaatatttttttaaatttaaataacttttatttggagtttgataaaaaaacaattatttaatacgcCAAGTTTGATATTAtggttaagttataataaacataatttacaaaattattttggtttataataatttatgtcatTATGATAACCTAGGaaggaaatataataattaatggacCTTTTTAGCTTGATTGAACAATAAATTCTATATTAACAGTCATGTAATCTTAAAAGTTATCAATAATGtatcaataacattaatttgtaaatacatattatatgaagtTAATTAAAGTGTATTATTTGCTGAACGTTTAACAATATAACACAAAAGATGagaaaattgtattagtttAGAAAGTATAAGTTGGTTCCTAATATATGTATTACGTAATATCGTATACAAGTATACACCTTTATGCCCACTGGTATACATACAAGTGTTTAGttgaaaacaaacaaatttatttttaagttatggcgttataaaaattcatattaaattaactacacatcaacaaataattattagttatttttatcgtttacCTACGTGTTGTTGTTAATTACAGATATTCAAATTAGGATTTTTGTAAACTCATCTTTTAATGTTTTAGatagttaaataaaacaaataaaaataattacacttaggtacctaggtacagtAACggtagtttataaattatatatacctatattcatTCGTTTAGgtataaatttagtatttacctaatcaaaattattaattaccttaGGGATTAATTATTGATTGATGAAAATATCACTACGTTTTAAGGAAACCTACAAGTCCAATAGACAActgcaaattttaaaatgtccaatatgttttttatttgtaagttaaaaaataaaaatctttcaaaaacatttccgtagtacctatatttgaataGTTGACTTCcacttaaatgataataataataattaatatcaaacacCTAGGTACTtagtttaaaatagtaaaaatgtaaaagaatGATAACATTTGTACCTGCATGCGATAACACCCAGACAGGAACGTTGAGGGTCCGATAGACTTCTTGCAgaaatttttcataaaactCCGTTACACCCGGGTTGCCGCACACGCACAGCACTACTCTCTTTAATTCATGTTTATTGTCCTCGTCAATTGGCTGGCCCCAACACAGCACTCGAGTGGGCACGCCGTTAACGTCCACCCATAGATCTCTCGCTTTCACGCTGCAGCCGCTGTCATCATCCGCAGTTGTCGACTTCATCTTTGCAACTGTCGCTGCTGCCGATGCCTCTGCAGCCGCTGTAGTCATCTGTGTCGAAATGATAatgcaattacattttttacaatagactaacacacacacatacacaataatacaatacatattatatacctatacatatttagagtgatagcatcttttctggtaaAAAAGAGAATCTAGTTGAGGGATCAAAATTAAACAACTCCCAGTAGTAATCAAAAGCTTcaagaaaagtaaaataaatattaaaaaaaccctGACATTTTCACGCAAGATTtcgaaaaaattgttttttttttttttaaatgactcaaaaacgaatttaacaatatttacatgGAGTCATAAGTTATGAGTATGAccaatactcataactcatgaccattttctatacaagaaCAATTCTCTTATATTGACTTTTATAGAACTATTTATGGACACGAGTAATTTAAGGTGAAATTTTGACATTATTCGTCAAAATCAAGAAAAccatgaaaatgttcaaatcattttgaattagaaattcataaaaaaaaatgtgggcaAGTAAGTGTAGCTCTGCtctacaataggttacaagtgggtcactctaatggatagtattaaatttgaattcaatgatataggacataggtatataatatcattgtatacgaaaaacgatattgagcgaaaacggtcagtcagtctatgttgtattactaagtacctatatttgattatattattatgtatgaagtaatttatttacctatttacgtggaaccttgttctaaattttcaataattaattgtaaaaattgaacattaaatatatatttttaactacaaaataattattaaattttaaattagataaatgttgtcaaaattcgaactttaaatacttataaaaaaaaatagtacctatgtatttttaatatttttaaactgctattgtaaaaaaatatcaggagccttgcattaaaatgtcacgcttttttacccaacaaatataatttgattgatatttataggaaaaaaactaaaaaaattgaaaactgacagtgtccgtaaacagctcaaaaagagtcaaattattttcaaaattgtatggtgtatagaaaatgctaatataaacattcagtgaaattttcaagtgtctacagtcattcgttttttaattacaataaaataagaaaatcgttacatgagaaatcgagtgaatatcaaatgttgtaaaaatatgaatttcaaacgctcataaaaatttaattttttattttgataaagtttgacaaacttatgaggaatcttgtattacattttcaaatcttagatttataaagaaaaatttttataaattcgtaacccaaaataatttgctacttttcgtgatttttccgtattttgtcaagatttgaactttaaatgcttataaataaaaaaagtgactaaggatttttaatatttttcaaatatcattgtaacaatatagtaggagccgtgtattaaattttaaagcttttttacccaacaaataaagttttattgacatccatagaaaaaaatactaataaaattggaaactgaaaatgttcctaaacagttgtAAAATGttctaatcaaaatatttttaaaatgttatcgtgtatagaaaatgcaaatataaacaaccagtgaaaattgcatgcatatacgttcatttgtttaaaagttacacttaaaaacaaaatcgattttctcaaaaacagattttgcgtagaaattcccgtttttccttactttttcttttgtttctcatggcgtttttgaaaactactgggaaatttttacttttaactctCTGAAGTActaaatagattcactttcctatcagaaaagatactattGAAAAacatctaagcatttttactgtcctaaaaggtgatgacagacacaaaaaaaaataaaacacacatcattgtaaaatcaatacattcatcgttccactcagaatctaaaattgaaaattgtctgTATACAGCTCAAAAACTGTCAaagtattttgaacattttatcaagtataggaattgataaaataaatatatgatataaatttaaagtgtctacggttatttgttttatattcattatttgattGCCGGACAAAAAGTCTGAGTACATTTTTACTGTCGGGCAAAAAGTccgaaaatacaaaattgtctaatcaatttattttaattagaatttttGAATAGGATATAGGTCATTGCTTaaaaaacggaatgtttttttttaaaatattattattgtattgacatCGACAATCATTTCttaggaaaaataataactgtaacaTTATAACTGTagactagattttttaaaacgtataacttttttttttaaaatattatttttgtattgacatcgacaatattattttttagggaaacgtaatttttatagctaagaattgaaaatttaaaacaacaaggttaagattttttattacctattttatattgtaagatTTCTGTaggtaagaataatattaatcccAGAAAAGTAATCTTATGATTGTATGATTGGGTTATCCCATTTTACATCTCAGCCGGGTTTCccctataattattgtatattgtgaCGTTGTGTCATCGCGGATATCGCCGTTATATTTTTGTTAGGAATAAGAAATCTGGGGCCCACACCTCAAAATTAAAAGAAAGGCTCTTAACACCAGACTTCATCTTTTACATTCTATCCTCAAGTCCAAACTCTCTATtgacaacaaattattaatatacaactCAATGTTAAAACCTATCTGGGCTTATGGCATCCAAATATGGGGATTTGCTAAGCCCtgcataacctatttacgtggagtcttgttttgaattttcaatccttagctataaaagttgaacattttatacatatttaactacaaaataattattaaattataaatttaaactttaaatgcttataaaaaa
This genomic interval carries:
- the LOC132939962 gene encoding lipid droplet-associated hydrolase isoform X2, producing the protein MMCVFFFLCLSSPSRTVKVLGFSSTVPFLMTTAAAEASAAATVAKMKSTTADDDSGCSVKARDLWVDVNGVPTRVLCWGQPIDEDNKHELKRVVLCVCGNPGVTEFYEKFLQEVYRTLNVPVWVLSHAGHEVPPSNLGLTVPDPKKYPDLYTVKGQIEHKLRFIEKYVPDNCDLYFVGHSVGSKIISELLKDSAMAQRLSVKRSVFLFPTLQKMRETPNGRKLIFTASNFLSITIFLSWIFTTFPAFIKTFLVNMTLIIMEGGRVEDHVIRSAVRLVHPMVLRNVFSMAVDEMDKIYDLDVKPLKDNAKRLHMYFGKTDNWCPTSFYDDISKCVPEAETVLCDKGYQHAFVIGHSDEMAGIVCDWLQLDLGDAKAQ
- the LOC132939962 gene encoding lipid droplet-associated hydrolase isoform X1, with translation MAVSYRVAATSLYPRFPVVSRYRRATAVFIGQLPRKHNGIGTDRRYYHQGMTTAAAEASAAATVAKMKSTTADDDSGCSVKARDLWVDVNGVPTRVLCWGQPIDEDNKHELKRVVLCVCGNPGVTEFYEKFLQEVYRTLNVPVWVLSHAGHEVPPSNLGLTVPDPKKYPDLYTVKGQIEHKLRFIEKYVPDNCDLYFVGHSVGSKIISELLKDSAMAQRLSVKRSVFLFPTLQKMRETPNGRKLIFTASNFLSITIFLSWIFTTFPAFIKTFLVNMTLIIMEGGRVEDHVIRSAVRLVHPMVLRNVFSMAVDEMDKIYDLDVKPLKDNAKRLHMYFGKTDNWCPTSFYDDISKCVPEAETVLCDKGYQHAFVIGHSDEMAGIVCDWLQLDLGDAKAQ
- the LOC132939962 gene encoding lipid droplet-associated hydrolase isoform X3, translated to MTTAAAEASAAATVAKMKSTTADDDSGCSVKARDLWVDVNGVPTRVLCWGQPIDEDNKHELKRVVLCVCGNPGVTEFYEKFLQEVYRTLNVPVWVLSHAGHEVPPSNLGLTVPDPKKYPDLYTVKGQIEHKLRFIEKYVPDNCDLYFVGHSVGSKIISELLKDSAMAQRLSVKRSVFLFPTLQKMRETPNGRKLIFTASNFLSITIFLSWIFTTFPAFIKTFLVNMTLIIMEGGRVEDHVIRSAVRLVHPMVLRNVFSMAVDEMDKIYDLDVKPLKDNAKRLHMYFGKTDNWCPTSFYDDISKCVPEAETVLCDKGYQHAFVIGHSDEMAGIVCDWLQLDLGDAKAQ